Proteins encoded together in one Marinobacter sp. Arc7-DN-1 window:
- a CDS encoding helix-turn-helix domain-containing protein yields the protein MPPKVEDDEREAAQADLEKRMKQGKISVGAAVREIRQRFVGITLEDYARLCGLSKTTLMNIERDDPRVLLESVKKAVQPLGYQLSLVPPADL from the coding sequence ATGCCACCAAAGGTTGAAGATGATGAGCGCGAGGCGGCCCAGGCTGATCTGGAAAAGCGCATGAAGCAGGGCAAGATCTCGGTGGGGGCCGCAGTGCGTGAGATCCGCCAGCGCTTTGTCGGTATCACGCTGGAAGACTACGCTCGGCTGTGTGGACTGTCGAAGACCACCCTTATGAATATTGAGCGTGACGACCCCCGGGTCCTGCTCGAATCTGTCAAGAAGGCCGTGCAGCCACTGGGTTACCAGTTGTCCCTGGTGCCCCCTGCAGATCTTTAG
- a CDS encoding phage integrase N-terminal SAM-like domain-containing protein, with protein MHSKQVLPDFETRLAKVQDVWRDNRSLKQATIVQYLYWIRRFHRYCMVEALSPDEQLTQAGVNNFAQWYARQRQVDTECACEEAQSALRAWAFGLSALGVEVPPWQTGMVGIFQPEPQLQAFAEHLRQHRG; from the coding sequence GTGCACAGCAAGCAGGTGTTACCCGATTTTGAGACTCGATTAGCCAAGGTTCAAGACGTATGGCGGGATAACCGCAGCCTCAAGCAGGCTACGATTGTTCAGTATCTTTACTGGATACGCCGTTTTCATCGTTACTGCATGGTGGAAGCCCTTAGTCCCGATGAGCAACTGACCCAGGCCGGCGTAAACAATTTTGCTCAGTGGTACGCACGACAACGGCAGGTCGATACGGAGTGTGCTTGCGAGGAAGCACAGTCTGCACTGCGAGCCTGGGCATTTGGACTAAGCGCCTTAGGCGTTGAAGTCCCGCCGTGGCAAACAGGGATGGTTGGTATTTTTCAGCCCGAGCCCCAACTGCAGGCTTTCGCCGAACATTTGCGCCAACACCGTGGTTAG
- a CDS encoding MbcA/ParS/Xre antitoxin family protein has product MLQLDAILRPNGNDRENLAHWMQNYNLALKGLPLELIQTPGGFRAVMNYLDWFIER; this is encoded by the coding sequence ATGCTACAACTTGACGCAATTCTTCGACCAAATGGCAATGATCGGGAAAACCTTGCGCATTGGATGCAGAACTACAATTTGGCGCTGAAAGGATTGCCACTGGAACTAATTCAGACGCCCGGAGGGTTTAGGGCAGTTATGAATTATCTTGACTGGTTCATCGAACGATAG
- a CDS encoding DUF1524 domain-containing protein gives MSGVNYLGSILKAFNGCSTKTEFRAWLKATIFKELFPDLEPLNQYTDPDHLESDISDFVDQLSYENKRETVVSILLMFNVATLFLNPSSNARFQFDQFKTGTWDIEHIRSVTSDMPRAPSRQKEWLSDIIEYFNKKPMEPPGEGSELRPEVGGMLEEATQLLEGETFNSDRFEELFLAIHKLYAQDSNGEAEHSIGNLALLDSTTNRSYKNAIFPIKRNRIIALDRDATFVPICTKNVFLKYYSDEVDNMLFWNPRDIECHKDAMTATLRSFFKDDKGVS, from the coding sequence ATGTCTGGCGTCAACTATCTTGGTTCGATCCTGAAAGCATTCAATGGCTGTTCAACGAAAACCGAATTCCGAGCCTGGCTCAAAGCGACAATTTTCAAAGAACTTTTCCCTGACCTGGAGCCTCTGAATCAGTACACAGATCCTGACCATCTGGAGTCGGACATCTCTGATTTTGTGGACCAGCTTTCTTATGAAAACAAGCGGGAGACGGTGGTTTCGATCCTGTTGATGTTTAACGTAGCCACGCTGTTTCTTAACCCTAGTAGCAACGCTCGATTTCAATTTGATCAGTTCAAAACCGGCACCTGGGATATCGAACACATTCGCTCGGTTACCAGCGATATGCCACGGGCCCCAAGCCGACAAAAAGAGTGGTTGTCGGACATTATCGAATACTTTAATAAAAAGCCTATGGAGCCCCCCGGGGAGGGCTCTGAGCTTCGACCAGAAGTAGGTGGCATGTTGGAAGAAGCTACGCAGCTCCTGGAAGGCGAAACGTTCAATTCCGACCGTTTTGAAGAACTGTTCTTAGCCATCCACAAGCTCTACGCCCAGGATTCTAATGGCGAAGCAGAACACTCCATTGGCAATCTTGCACTGCTGGATAGCACCACCAATCGCAGCTACAAAAACGCGATCTTCCCCATCAAGCGGAACCGCATTATCGCCCTGGACCGGGACGCGACCTTCGTCCCCATTTGCACGAAGAATGTGTTCCTGAAGTATTACAGCGATGAAGTCGACAACATGCTTTTCTGGAATCCACGTGATATCGAATGTCACAAAGATGCCATGACAGCAACGCTCCGCAGTTTCTTTAAAGACGACAAGGGGGTCTCATGA
- a CDS encoding DUF262 domain-containing protein has protein sequence MNQGMTISFSQMFGELETAQIPVIQRDYAQGREEAWEVRRQFLAALRGSLTKESPSHPLNLDFVYGNFEDDNEKTFSILDGQQRITTLFLLHWYLAAKEGVLESFRNTFVAGEHARFTYKTRTSASEFFDALAKAEDVNPNTLPATLSKAIVDKSWFMLSWKGDPTVHACLNMLDSIHDAFFDCPNSSYDRLTDSQSPRITFQFLKLNDFGLSDELYIKMNARGRPLTDFENFKAWLCGQLEHIPGGKELESKLDQQWTDLFWQLSRRTKEATFDQLYLRFFHLMAFYRAC, from the coding sequence ATGAATCAGGGGATGACAATCAGCTTTAGCCAGATGTTTGGCGAATTGGAAACGGCCCAAATTCCTGTCATTCAGCGTGACTACGCGCAAGGACGCGAGGAGGCCTGGGAGGTTCGTCGACAATTTCTGGCGGCCCTTCGGGGCTCACTCACCAAGGAAAGCCCCTCGCATCCGCTAAACCTGGACTTTGTTTATGGGAACTTTGAGGACGACAACGAAAAGACCTTTTCAATTCTCGATGGTCAGCAGCGGATAACGACCCTGTTTTTGCTCCATTGGTACCTTGCGGCAAAGGAGGGGGTCCTTGAATCGTTCAGAAACACGTTTGTTGCAGGAGAACACGCTCGCTTTACATACAAAACCCGAACCAGCGCCTCTGAGTTCTTTGACGCCTTGGCGAAAGCTGAGGATGTGAATCCGAACACTCTGCCAGCAACTCTTTCTAAGGCCATTGTGGACAAAAGCTGGTTCATGCTTTCGTGGAAGGGAGACCCCACCGTTCACGCTTGTTTGAATATGCTCGATTCAATCCATGACGCTTTCTTCGATTGCCCGAATAGCTCTTATGACCGGTTAACGGATTCCCAGTCACCACGCATCACGTTTCAGTTTCTCAAACTGAATGACTTCGGGCTTTCCGATGAGCTGTACATCAAGATGAACGCTCGGGGCAGGCCCCTGACTGACTTCGAAAATTTCAAAGCCTGGCTGTGTGGTCAGCTTGAGCATATCCCCGGTGGCAAAGAGCTGGAAAGCAAATTGGATCAGCAATGGACGGATCTCTTCTGGCAGCTAAGCCGTCGAACCAAAGAGGCGACGTTCGACCAGCTTTATCTGCGATTCTTCCATTTGATGGCGTTTTACCGTGCCTGTTGA
- a CDS encoding bifunctional diguanylate cyclase/phosphodiesterase: protein MVYFTGGTGYAYPYVILLPILLSTVWFGLPGAILGAVAGGLLIGPLMPLNVSTDTYQSTDNWLARIAFFLLIGVFSAGIFQSLRLANQRHLHALEIDHKTGLGTQAALNRDLKRLLRRTSQDNPPSSAILLVRMQDLWEILQSMGADTAEQVVKDLAKQITQNIEIPHQVYRFSKSELAILFSVESQEEVDRQEKVGAVFDIAKRVGEEETVVKGIPFRVQIVAGSYLIRDNDQNPEIVINRARTGLSVAIEKNVPYRRYDPMFDQKTAERVQLIARVRDGLVKQQFQLFYQPKICMRTGRHVGSEALLRWFDQDNKMVMPGLFMPKVESTSLIDPVTRFVIAKACENIKSHNLMSVSINFAIDNLMNSALIEDLGRIVASYGVSPESLEIEITEGALIRDPEQAKTAVRSLRDQGFKVSLDDFGTGYSSFQYLTHLPLSGLKIDRAFVENLETSADGRTIMESMISMAKALKLEVTVEGIETEEQRKIVTDLGADLVQGFHYSRPLPLTEYQQWAKARS from the coding sequence GTGGTTTACTTCACTGGTGGAACAGGATATGCCTACCCCTATGTAATCCTGCTGCCAATTCTGTTATCCACAGTTTGGTTTGGACTCCCCGGGGCAATCCTCGGTGCGGTGGCGGGTGGACTTCTCATCGGCCCGTTAATGCCGCTGAACGTATCAACCGATACCTACCAATCGACGGACAATTGGCTGGCGCGAATCGCTTTCTTTCTGCTTATCGGTGTTTTTTCAGCAGGGATTTTTCAGAGCCTTCGGCTAGCCAATCAGCGGCATCTCCATGCACTCGAAATCGATCATAAAACCGGCCTAGGAACACAAGCAGCCCTTAACCGCGACCTCAAAAGGTTACTGCGAAGGACGAGCCAGGATAATCCCCCCTCATCCGCGATATTATTGGTCCGGATGCAGGACCTGTGGGAGATCTTGCAGTCAATGGGTGCTGATACAGCGGAACAGGTGGTCAAAGACCTGGCCAAGCAAATCACTCAGAACATCGAGATACCTCATCAAGTCTACCGGTTCAGCAAATCGGAGCTGGCAATTCTGTTCTCCGTTGAGTCTCAAGAGGAGGTTGATCGCCAGGAAAAAGTGGGCGCCGTTTTTGACATTGCCAAGCGAGTGGGCGAAGAAGAAACCGTTGTGAAGGGCATCCCATTTCGCGTTCAGATAGTTGCCGGAAGTTACCTCATCAGAGATAACGATCAGAATCCGGAAATCGTCATAAACCGCGCGAGAACCGGCCTGTCCGTGGCAATCGAGAAAAATGTTCCCTATAGGCGTTACGATCCCATGTTCGACCAGAAGACCGCGGAGCGCGTTCAACTGATAGCGCGAGTCCGTGATGGACTTGTCAAACAACAATTCCAGCTGTTTTACCAGCCCAAAATCTGTATGCGAACGGGCCGCCACGTTGGATCTGAAGCCTTGCTGCGTTGGTTTGACCAGGATAATAAGATGGTCATGCCCGGGCTGTTCATGCCCAAGGTTGAAAGTACTTCGTTGATAGACCCTGTAACGCGATTCGTGATCGCCAAGGCCTGTGAAAACATCAAATCACACAATCTCATGTCGGTGAGCATAAATTTCGCGATCGACAACTTGATGAACTCGGCTTTAATCGAGGATCTGGGACGGATCGTAGCTTCCTATGGTGTCAGTCCTGAATCTCTGGAAATCGAAATTACGGAAGGCGCACTGATCCGGGACCCTGAACAAGCAAAAACAGCCGTGAGGAGCTTGCGCGACCAGGGTTTCAAAGTCAGCCTCGATGACTTCGGAACAGGGTATTCATCCTTTCAGTACCTGACTCACTTGCCGCTGTCGGGGTTGAAGATCGACCGGGCGTTTGTCGAAAACCTGGAAACCAGCGCTGATGGCCGCACTATCATGGAATCCATGATCTCCATGGCCAAGGCACTAAAACTCGAAGTTACCGTTGAGGGCATTGAGACAGAAGAACAAAGGAAGATTGTCACCGACCTAGGGGCGGATCTGGTTCAGGGGTTTCACTACTCCCGGCCTCTTCCCCTGACCGAGTATCAACAATGGGCGAAAGCCCGTAGTTAG
- a CDS encoding hybrid sensor histidine kinase/response regulator → MIFPPQSMSILVVEDIAAMRKMVKDSLRLMGLNNVSLAENGEQALTLLGTTRVDLIISDSNMPKMNGMELLRVIRKTPAWRSIPFMMVTAESDRTLVSEAIQEGVTQFLIKPFTYADLQYRVNKITNQVKHAGPAEIVPTAEVAHETPNEAFGHDFGSATILLVGDLSSDRAVATTIGRLHNVQSAANGEQALEMIHIQATPDLVLMEVALPDTSGYEVCRQLKSDPSTAAIPVIFLTAHATSKEITRGFKAGCVDYITKPADPTVLQARIATHIEIRHAKEDLRNHIDALLENARLREDVERMTRHDIKSPLSAIISTADALLQNGPWTKHVAGALETMRDAGFDALNMVNRTLDLYKMETGAYHFEPASVNLIKLAKRVVRELQSEADQKQVRLSLRPASNCVCLGEESLCLSLLRNLLKNAVEASPPGDTVHIMVNRKAKINLLIHNKGTIPENLRDTFFDKYTTANKAQGTGLGTYSAKLMTEVQGGKIRFMSNHKQGTVLHVALEPAFTDGDQQQMAS, encoded by the coding sequence ATGATTTTTCCTCCCCAGTCTATGTCCATATTGGTTGTCGAGGACATTGCGGCAATGCGAAAAATGGTAAAAGACAGCCTGCGATTGATGGGGTTAAACAATGTTTCACTGGCTGAAAATGGTGAACAGGCACTAACCCTGTTGGGGACCACTCGAGTCGACCTAATTATTTCGGACAGCAACATGCCAAAAATGAACGGCATGGAATTGCTGAGAGTGATCCGCAAAACTCCAGCCTGGCGCAGCATTCCTTTTATGATGGTGACTGCGGAAAGCGACAGGACGTTGGTCAGTGAGGCCATTCAGGAGGGCGTCACCCAGTTCCTGATTAAGCCTTTTACCTACGCGGATCTCCAGTATCGGGTCAACAAGATTACCAATCAGGTGAAACACGCTGGCCCCGCAGAGATTGTCCCAACTGCGGAAGTAGCTCATGAAACACCAAACGAGGCGTTTGGCCACGATTTTGGGAGCGCCACTATTCTGCTGGTCGGCGATCTTTCGTCGGACAGGGCGGTGGCCACTACCATAGGCCGTCTTCACAATGTTCAGTCAGCTGCCAATGGCGAGCAGGCCTTGGAGATGATTCATATTCAGGCGACACCCGACCTCGTCCTGATGGAGGTGGCGCTACCTGATACATCTGGATATGAGGTGTGTCGCCAGCTAAAAAGTGACCCCTCTACTGCTGCCATACCGGTTATATTTCTTACTGCACATGCAACGTCCAAGGAGATCACCCGGGGATTCAAGGCCGGTTGCGTGGATTACATCACCAAACCGGCTGATCCGACGGTGCTGCAGGCTCGCATCGCGACACATATTGAAATCCGCCATGCAAAAGAGGACCTGCGAAACCACATTGATGCTTTATTGGAGAATGCTCGCCTGCGCGAAGATGTGGAACGCATGACGCGCCACGATATTAAAAGTCCGCTATCTGCCATTATTTCTACCGCTGACGCGCTGTTACAAAACGGGCCTTGGACCAAGCATGTCGCAGGTGCATTGGAAACGATGCGAGACGCGGGTTTTGATGCCCTTAATATGGTGAACCGAACCCTGGATCTCTACAAAATGGAGACGGGTGCCTACCACTTCGAGCCAGCATCCGTGAACCTGATCAAATTGGCAAAGCGGGTTGTCCGTGAGCTGCAGAGTGAGGCAGACCAGAAACAGGTCCGCTTATCACTGCGGCCGGCCTCGAATTGCGTTTGTCTCGGGGAGGAAAGCCTGTGTCTTTCCTTGTTGCGCAACTTACTCAAGAATGCCGTCGAAGCTTCTCCACCTGGCGATACGGTGCATATTATGGTGAACAGAAAAGCCAAGATTAATCTCCTGATCCACAATAAAGGAACAATCCCCGAGAATCTGCGAGACACTTTCTTCGACAAGTATACGACTGCCAATAAAGCACAAGGGACGGGCTTGGGTACCTATTCTGCAAAGCTGATGACTGAAGTGCAGGGCGGTAAAATACGCTTCATGTCCAATCACAAGCAGGGCACTGTGCTGCACGTCGCGTTGGAACCTGCCTTCACTGACGGGGATCAGCAACAAATGGCTTCGTAA
- a CDS encoding protein kinase domain-containing protein: MAQKTQLQQFYIPEEQSIYLLSHDDAKKLKDWVALCATQLRQLGYQDIELIGKGAYGFVFAGRLPRQGETGPEHVFKFTRINLPQHLQDRLEDEAYILEQVRHPRVPRLIAYQRAHNQPILVMERAAGLNLEEVSLREGCLKPRVVMRIADQLADILRNLRRENGPAGRPIVHGDIKPSNLVFDASTENIALIDWGSSVFAQLDANQQFLATNVMELMSDNLQQTNARLGDVYFIGEEQLNGGLSSPRFDEQGAAGTLYALASGQSCRFGHQAIPATSLGLPMEFARMLDGMLAPDPKTRLRAGDYYLNEMPRMARTVMVDLPEPPANPLVPVWTRPSDHEIDTVVYSSRKSFLRQEGAPETLNDVNDVQLDRYYKNFMQGMGETEKAFLAAVSRLGRYPVEGGLAVRWETDGVYIDTSLNLHDPNLKTAFIRAVNNMVYLAQAIYRQGIFKSCLFNARNTLHIDRAEPDQPFLTEPGMQLRYEVSAAPEVEDESRVHSYFEDGPDPEEFLVLPQTIITALESLNDIHHTGMIIFEALPRHLKIHSHYRLLAPDREGEFSRLLDEILSAVDQITGLGVSGFMKMPYKDTRFFPHIERLPERYYPRNPRAEADSA, from the coding sequence ATGGCGCAGAAGACGCAACTGCAGCAGTTCTACATACCTGAAGAGCAGTCGATCTACCTGCTCAGCCATGACGATGCGAAAAAGCTCAAAGACTGGGTGGCGCTTTGCGCCACCCAGCTCCGCCAATTGGGTTACCAGGACATCGAACTTATCGGCAAGGGCGCCTACGGCTTCGTATTCGCAGGCCGCCTGCCACGCCAGGGCGAGACCGGCCCGGAGCACGTTTTCAAGTTTACCCGCATCAATCTGCCCCAACACCTGCAGGACCGTCTGGAGGATGAAGCCTACATACTTGAGCAGGTACGCCACCCGAGGGTACCCCGGCTGATCGCCTACCAAAGGGCGCACAACCAGCCCATCCTGGTGATGGAACGGGCGGCCGGCCTTAACCTGGAGGAAGTCTCCCTGCGCGAGGGCTGCCTCAAACCACGGGTGGTGATGCGGATTGCCGACCAGCTTGCGGACATCCTGCGCAACCTGCGCCGGGAGAACGGCCCCGCCGGACGGCCCATCGTGCACGGCGACATCAAACCATCGAACCTGGTATTCGACGCCAGCACAGAGAACATCGCCCTGATCGACTGGGGCTCCTCGGTGTTCGCCCAACTCGACGCCAACCAGCAGTTCCTCGCCACCAATGTCATGGAGCTGATGTCCGACAACCTGCAGCAGACCAACGCACGACTGGGGGATGTCTACTTCATAGGCGAGGAACAGCTTAACGGCGGCCTGTCGTCTCCCCGTTTCGATGAACAGGGTGCCGCAGGAACACTCTACGCGCTGGCTTCCGGCCAGTCGTGCCGGTTCGGGCACCAGGCGATTCCCGCCACCTCCCTGGGGCTTCCCATGGAGTTCGCCCGCATGCTCGACGGCATGCTGGCCCCAGATCCGAAGACTCGCCTGCGGGCCGGCGATTACTATCTGAATGAAATGCCAAGAATGGCGCGCACGGTGATGGTTGACCTGCCGGAGCCCCCGGCAAACCCACTGGTACCGGTCTGGACACGGCCCTCGGACCACGAGATCGACACCGTGGTGTACAGTTCCCGCAAATCCTTCCTTCGGCAGGAAGGCGCCCCGGAAACCCTCAACGATGTTAACGACGTACAGCTTGACCGCTACTACAAGAACTTCATGCAGGGCATGGGGGAAACGGAAAAGGCATTCCTGGCCGCCGTCAGCCGTCTGGGGCGATACCCTGTCGAGGGGGGGCTGGCCGTGCGCTGGGAGACCGACGGTGTCTACATCGATACCTCGCTGAACCTGCACGACCCCAACCTCAAGACCGCCTTCATCAGGGCCGTCAACAATATGGTCTACCTGGCCCAGGCCATTTATCGCCAGGGTATCTTCAAAAGCTGCCTGTTCAACGCCCGCAACACCCTGCACATCGACCGTGCCGAACCGGACCAGCCGTTCCTGACCGAACCCGGCATGCAACTGCGCTACGAGGTCAGTGCGGCACCGGAAGTTGAAGACGAATCCCGGGTGCATTCCTATTTCGAGGACGGCCCCGACCCGGAGGAATTCCTGGTGCTGCCGCAAACCATCATCACCGCGCTGGAGTCCCTGAACGATATCCACCACACCGGCATGATCATCTTCGAAGCCCTGCCCCGCCACCTCAAGATCCACAGCCACTACCGGCTGCTGGCCCCGGACCGGGAGGGTGAGTTTTCCCGCCTGCTCGACGAGATCCTCTCCGCCGTGGACCAGATCACCGGGCTAGGCGTCTCCGGCTTCATGAAAATGCCCTACAAGGACACCCGCTTCTTCCCCCACATCGAACGCCTGCCCGAACGCTACTACCCAAGAAACCCCAGAGCGGAGGCCGATTCCGCCTGA
- a CDS encoding dihydrolipoyllysine-residue acetyltransferase — translation MSDFILPDIGEGIVECELVKWLVSEGDIIEEDQPVAEVMTDKALVEIPAPYKGRVTRLYYKEGDIAKVHTPLFELVEEGGDGEQTAESQTTPAEAGITTSEAKAAQEPPGNTTASDDVTEDFILPDIGEGIVECEVVEWRVAEGDEIEEDQPVVDVMTDKAMVEITAPKAGRVTKLYHQQQAMARVHSPLFAFIPRDRDEPAETKAQPRPAPEPTPATAKPVATGNRQRIPASPAVRRLVREHNLELTDIAGSGKDGRVLKADILAHLDKPAASAQRQARAGDSQPASSGRERRAPDREQELRIEPIRGVKAAMARSMVASATTIPHFIYSEDIDVTDLLKLREQLKPQAEARGARLTLMPFFMKAMALAAQEFPVLNSRVNDDVTEIHYLPNCNIGMAVDGKAGLMVPNVKGVESLTLLGIANEVARLTEAARSGRVSQDDLKGGTITISNIGALGGTYASPIINAPEVAIVALGRTQKLPRFDANGQVVERAIMTVSWAGDHRIIDGGTIARFCNRWKGYLESPQSMLLHLG, via the coding sequence ATGAGTGATTTTATACTGCCCGATATCGGCGAAGGTATCGTGGAGTGCGAACTGGTCAAATGGCTGGTCAGCGAAGGGGACATCATCGAAGAAGACCAGCCGGTCGCCGAGGTGATGACCGACAAGGCTCTGGTGGAAATTCCGGCGCCATACAAGGGCCGGGTGACCCGCCTGTACTACAAGGAAGGCGACATCGCGAAGGTTCACACCCCGCTGTTCGAACTGGTGGAGGAAGGTGGCGACGGTGAACAAACTGCGGAGTCTCAGACAACACCCGCCGAAGCCGGGATTACCACCAGCGAAGCTAAAGCTGCGCAGGAACCCCCTGGCAACACCACGGCCAGTGACGATGTGACCGAGGACTTTATCCTGCCGGATATTGGCGAAGGCATCGTTGAATGTGAAGTGGTGGAATGGCGCGTGGCCGAAGGTGACGAGATCGAAGAAGACCAGCCGGTGGTTGATGTCATGACCGACAAGGCCATGGTCGAGATTACCGCGCCCAAGGCTGGCCGCGTCACCAAGCTATACCATCAGCAGCAGGCCATGGCCCGGGTGCATTCCCCGCTGTTCGCTTTTATTCCCCGCGACCGTGACGAGCCCGCCGAGACAAAAGCACAACCAAGGCCGGCACCGGAACCCACACCAGCAACGGCAAAACCGGTCGCAACGGGAAACCGGCAGCGGATTCCCGCCAGCCCTGCCGTGCGCCGCCTGGTGCGGGAGCACAACCTGGAGCTCACGGACATCGCCGGTTCCGGCAAGGACGGACGGGTACTGAAGGCCGATATACTGGCCCACCTCGACAAGCCCGCCGCGTCGGCCCAAAGGCAGGCACGCGCAGGCGACTCGCAGCCCGCAAGTTCAGGCCGTGAACGCAGGGCGCCGGATCGTGAGCAGGAACTACGGATCGAGCCAATAAGGGGCGTGAAAGCGGCGATGGCCCGCAGCATGGTGGCGTCGGCAACCACCATCCCTCACTTTATCTACAGTGAGGACATTGATGTTACCGACCTGCTGAAACTGCGGGAACAACTCAAACCCCAAGCCGAAGCCAGGGGCGCGCGGCTGACCCTGATGCCCTTCTTCATGAAGGCCATGGCCCTGGCGGCTCAGGAATTCCCGGTACTCAACAGCCGTGTCAACGACGATGTTACGGAGATTCACTACCTGCCCAACTGCAATATCGGCATGGCCGTAGACGGCAAAGCGGGACTGATGGTCCCCAACGTCAAGGGCGTCGAAAGCCTCACACTGCTGGGCATTGCCAACGAAGTGGCCCGCCTGACTGAGGCCGCCCGTTCGGGCCGGGTCAGTCAGGACGACCTCAAGGGCGGCACCATCACCATCTCCAACATTGGCGCATTGGGTGGCACCTATGCCTCGCCCATCATCAACGCACCGGAAGTGGCGATTGTGGCCCTGGGCCGGACCCAGAAACTGCCCCGCTTCGACGCCAACGGCCAGGTCGTGGAGCGGGCCATCATGACCGTAAGCTGGGCGGGGGACCATCGCATCATCGATGGCGGCACCATTGCGCGCTTCTGCAATCGCTGGAAAGGCTACCTGGAATCGCCGCAATCGATGCTGTTGCATCTGGGCTAA
- a CDS encoding alpha-ketoacid dehydrogenase subunit beta, translating into MTKMNMLQAINNALDTAMAADERVLCFGEDVGVFGGVFRATSNLQQKYGKARCFNTPLVEQGIIGFANGLAAQGSVPVAEIQFADYIFPAFDQIVNESAKFRYRSGNLFNVGGLTIRAPYGGGIAGGLYHSQSPEAYFAHTPGLKIVVPRNPHQAKGLLLGAIHDPNPTLFFEPKRLYRASVGDVPEEDYRLPLGEAEVLKEGTDVTVLGWGAQMEVIEQAVEKAEKEGISCEVIDLRTILPWDVETVANSVFKTGRLVVTHEAPLTGGFAGEIAATIQERCFLYLESPIARVTGMDTPFPLVLEKEHLPNHLKVCEAIRSSVEF; encoded by the coding sequence ATGACCAAGATGAACATGCTCCAGGCCATCAACAACGCCCTCGACACCGCCATGGCCGCCGACGAGCGGGTACTGTGCTTCGGTGAGGATGTGGGCGTCTTCGGTGGGGTTTTCCGGGCCACCAGCAACCTGCAACAGAAATACGGCAAGGCCCGCTGCTTCAACACGCCGCTGGTGGAGCAAGGCATCATCGGCTTCGCCAATGGTCTGGCGGCGCAGGGTTCCGTGCCGGTAGCCGAGATACAGTTTGCCGACTACATCTTCCCGGCCTTTGACCAGATCGTTAACGAGTCGGCCAAGTTCCGGTACCGCTCCGGCAACCTGTTCAACGTGGGCGGGCTGACCATTCGCGCACCCTACGGCGGCGGGATTGCCGGCGGGCTCTATCACTCGCAGTCGCCGGAAGCGTATTTCGCCCACACACCAGGCCTGAAAATTGTGGTGCCGCGCAACCCCCATCAAGCCAAGGGCCTGCTGCTGGGGGCGATCCACGACCCCAACCCAACCCTGTTCTTCGAGCCCAAAAGACTCTACCGCGCCTCCGTGGGCGACGTGCCGGAAGAAGATTACCGGCTGCCGCTGGGCGAAGCCGAGGTTCTCAAGGAAGGTACGGATGTCACCGTGCTGGGCTGGGGCGCACAGATGGAAGTGATTGAACAGGCCGTCGAGAAGGCGGAGAAAGAAGGTATTTCCTGTGAAGTCATCGACCTGAGAACCATCCTGCCGTGGGATGTGGAAACCGTCGCCAACTCGGTGTTCAAAACCGGGCGCCTGGTGGTTACCCACGAAGCCCCGCTGACCGGCGGTTTCGCCGGCGAAATTGCTGCGACCATACAGGAGCGTTGCTTCCTGTACCTGGAGTCCCCGATCGCCCGGGTGACCGGGATGGACACCCCCTTCCCGCTGGTGCTGGAAAAAGAGCACCTACCCAATCACCTGAAGGTCTGTGAGGCCATCAGGTCGAGCGTGGAATTCTAG